In the Candidatus Rhodoblastus alkanivorans genome, one interval contains:
- a CDS encoding cell wall hydrolase, giving the protein MRIARRQTPTSWLRPLWPRLFWAMRIATPWALGVALLASFTADAGQEVPQGASMAPISALNAAVVPAPFAPDPLTLDADFGPHFGRGLLQEARLELGPPEMLATIPDEIEPRTDLKKGARIFPEVDRSHKGDPLIGLRPSISSRLRQKGALDRLRADILTFGQDESGLASSFSPRDGDPPGPDSVAHFEAWDADDAPVTQSGVSDASPTSGPGDMTMRPAALAERIAQGATPPVPRADALGSNTPFAADQTPVQADLSVIARGEQAAGSSSRRDYLAMIPSERLASEKHCLAQAVYFEARGESEEGQAAVAQVVLNRMTSGLYPSTICGVVFQNRSHYRACQFSFACDGHALRIREPDAWTEATQVAENVLAGKTWNADIGDATHYHANYVRPRWARSLKKMDVIGKHIFYRLGPG; this is encoded by the coding sequence ATGCGTATAGCGCGGCGTCAGACGCCCACATCCTGGTTGCGGCCGCTCTGGCCGAGGCTGTTCTGGGCGATGCGGATCGCAACGCCCTGGGCGCTCGGCGTCGCCCTGCTGGCGTCCTTCACCGCCGACGCCGGCCAGGAAGTTCCCCAGGGCGCCTCCATGGCGCCGATCTCCGCGCTCAACGCCGCCGTCGTTCCCGCACCATTCGCGCCCGACCCCCTTACGCTCGACGCCGATTTCGGCCCCCATTTCGGGCGCGGCCTGCTGCAGGAGGCCCGCCTCGAACTCGGGCCGCCCGAAATGCTCGCCACCATCCCGGACGAGATCGAGCCGCGCACGGATCTCAAGAAGGGGGCCAGAATCTTTCCCGAAGTCGACCGGAGCCACAAGGGCGACCCTCTCATCGGCCTGCGCCCGTCCATCTCCAGCCGATTGCGCCAGAAAGGCGCGCTCGACCGCCTGCGAGCGGACATTCTCACCTTCGGCCAGGACGAGAGTGGGCTCGCATCGAGCTTTTCGCCGCGCGACGGCGACCCCCCCGGCCCCGATTCGGTCGCCCATTTCGAGGCCTGGGACGCGGACGACGCCCCCGTCACCCAATCGGGCGTCTCGGACGCCTCGCCGACCTCCGGCCCGGGCGACATGACCATGCGCCCGGCGGCGCTGGCCGAGCGGATCGCCCAGGGCGCGACCCCTCCCGTCCCGCGCGCCGACGCGCTCGGCTCCAACACGCCCTTCGCCGCCGACCAAACGCCGGTCCAAGCCGACCTGTCGGTGATCGCGCGCGGCGAACAGGCGGCCGGGTCCAGCAGCCGGCGGGACTATCTCGCCATGATTCCGTCCGAGCGTCTTGCTTCGGAAAAGCACTGTCTCGCCCAGGCGGTCTATTTCGAGGCGCGCGGCGAATCCGAAGAGGGACAGGCCGCCGTCGCCCAGGTCGTCCTCAACCGGATGACCTCAGGCCTCTATCCCTCGACCATTTGCGGCGTCGTATTCCAGAACCGCAGCCATTATCGCGCCTGCCAGTTCTCCTTCGCCTGCGACGGCCATGCTCTGCGCATCCGCGAGCCCGACGCCTGGACGGAAGCGACGCAGGTCGCGGAAAACGTTCTGGCCGGCAAGACCTGGAACGCCGACATCGGCGACGCCACCCACTACCACGCCAATTATGTGCGACCGCGCTGGGCGCGGTCGCTCAAGAAGATGGATGTGATCGGCAAGCACATCTTTTACCGCCTCGGGCCGGGCTGA